ATTTCTcacaacttgaattttattatatcaaagtaaggACCCGCTTCGGTCTTACAATTTTTACAGGCAACTCTCTCTTATTTCTTACTCACTTGTTGTTTGTTCTCTTGCTTACTTTCTTGGTTGCTTTCTTTCTTGGTTGCTTACAACTTAAATGgaccacctctatttataggtgGTGATGGAAGAATCTAGCTAAGGGTTTTGCTACTATATTCTAGAATGTTCTTCTAACTTCCTATTTCTAGAACTACCTTTTCTAGAACATCTCTAGACTTTTCTCTCTAGAATACTCATTCTAGAgctcttccttttttctttataaCTCTTCAATATTCTAGATTCTTCTTTGAAATGTCTTGGAGATCAATTAAGTTGGTGATGATTtcttaacactccccctcagCACCAactttattttctctttcaatCATTCAATGCGCTTCTCGAAATCTTATAAACTTCATGTTGTCcagggtctttgtgaatatgtcTGCTACTTGCTCTTCTGTCTTGATTTGCTTCATTTCAATTTCGCCTTGAAGAACTTTTTCTCGAAGAAAATGATGTTGTACTTCCACATGCGTCGTCCGGGCATGAAATACAGGATTTTCAGCCAAACGAATAGCTGACAAGTTGTCACAATATAGTGGTACGATATCATTTGATAGTTGATGCAAGTCTTTCATGAGTTGTTTTAGCCATGTGCTCTCTTGTGTTGCCATCGTTCCTGCTCAATATTCTGCTTCCGTAGTTGAAAGTGAAACAATTGGTTGTCTTTTTGTTGCACCATGATATTGCAGCTGATCTAAGATTGAAAACATATCCGGTGGTTGATCTTCGAGTATCATGGTCACCAGCATAATCCGCATCACAGTATCCGATTATCTTGCAGGGAACCcctttcatatagaatagtccATAGTCAATAGTTCTTTTCACATACCTTAATATCTTCCTGATTGCTTCCAAATAAGGCTTTTTTGGTTTCTGCATAAATCGCCTAACTACTCCAACTGCGAATGCAATATCTGGTCTGGTCAATGTTAAGTAGATAAGACTATCGACAAGTTGACGATACATTGTTTCTTCCTCCAAGTCTTTGCCTTCATGGGAACATAGTTTTAAGTTAGGCTCAATCGGTGTAGAAGATGTCTTGCAACCCATCATTCCATATTTTTGGAGTAGATCTCTCGCGTACTTTTGTTGTCCAAGGAATAATCCATCCTTTGTTTTTTCAACCTCAAGACCAAGAAAGTGTTTTAGTTCGCCCAACTCCTTCATTTGAAATTGTACCAtcaaatttcttttactttgatAGGTCTCATCAAAGTCATCTCTCGTGATGATTAAATCATCCATGTAGACTAATATGATAGCTAACCTTCATTCACGAGCTTTTACGAATAAGCTTGAATCTGCTGGTGCCACTTGATAGCCATTTTGGATCAGGAACTCGGCAATTTTTCCGTACCATGACCGGGGGGCTTGTTTTAAACCATACAAAGCTTTCTTCAATTTGCACACATAATCCGAATTGATTGTATTCACAAACCCTAGTGGTTGATCCATGTATATTTCACGATCCAATTCTCCATGAAGTAAAGCATTTTTCACATCCATCAGCCAAAGTGTCCAAGACTTACTAGCTGCTAGAGCTAGTAACATACGAACAGTAGTAATTTTTGCCACGGGACTAAATGTCTCATCATAGTCAAGACCGTACTCTTGTGAGAATCCCCGGGCTACTAATCGTGCTTTATACCGCTCGATAAATCCATTAGGACGTGTTTTCAACTTATATACCCACTTACATGATACGGGTTTAACATTCATACGTTTAGCCACTAACTCCCAAGTTTGGTTTAGCTTTAAGGCTAAAATCTCCTCTTCCATTGCCTTTCTTTATTCACTACTCTTCGAAGGTGGTAGGTTCCTTGACCTTGTCATCCTCAGCCAGTGCCACATTTATATACTTACTATTTTGGCTTTTCATTCGTGTGGATCTTCGTAGTTGAGGAGTTTCATGTACTCCTTCTTGCAACTCTTCTGGAGTTTCATGAATTCCAGTTTTCCATGGGCTCTTATTTTCTCCGCTTGAAGATAtctcttttgtatgtgattcGAGTTTTTCACATACCTCTTGTTGTAattatgttttacttttttgtcctttttcttCAAGCTTATGTTGTAGCTTTTGCTCCAATTCTATTGAATCTTGGTAATGTGGCTTCTTCAGACCACCATGATGATGCTTCATCAAATACCATATTTCTTAACACATATGTCCAATTTGTGGTAGGGTCACAACACTTCCATCATTTTCTTTGTTCGTCGTATCCAACAAAGATGCAACGAACAACTTTCTTATCAAACTTGTTGCGGAGATGATCTGGCACGAACACATAGCACACACAACCAAAAATTCGAAAGTGGCTTATGGTAGGAATCATCTTTTTAAGTTTCTCAAATGGTGAGATGAATATCAATCTTGCCTGCGGCAGCCTGTTGGTGATGTGGACAACAGTCTCCATGCATTCTGCCCAAAACCTTGCTGGTACATTCATACTATGCAGCATACTTCTGCATATCTCCGCCAACtgtctattttttctttcagtcactccattttgttgtggtgtattTGGACAAGTTAGTTGTCGTCTTATCAACTTCTCTTTAAGATATTCATTGAACTCTCGTGACGTGTATTCTCCCCCATTGTCCGTACGAagatatttgatttttcttccAATATCATTCTACATAGTATATTAAAACTCTTTAAACTTCTCAAATACTTCAAATTTCTCTTTTAAGAAGTGAATCCATACGTACCTTGAGAAGTCATCAATAAATGTTACTATGTAACGGTAACCGTTGATGGAGAACTGCTTTACTGGTCCAAACACATATGAGTGTACTAGCTTAAATGGCTCATTCGCTTGATACTTTGATTCTCCATAGGGAAGTTGATGTGCTTTCCCATATTGACATCCAACACATATAGTGTCTCCTCTTATCTCAAGCTTGGGAAGaccttttaattttgattgttgCATCATGATTTTTAGTTTGCTATAGCTCACGTGCCCAAGACGTGCATGTCATAGATCAGTTGTTTTATTACTCCGCGTTTTCTCAACATAAGTTGTCTCTGCTAACATGACGTAGATTGATTCTAATCTTCTCCCTTCCATGATTGGTGTGCTTGTAACTTTTAAGTTTCGATATACTTTTACGTCATTTGGTCCAAACAAGACATAGTTACCAGAATATGTTAGTTGCGATACAGATAATAAGTTCTTCTTCATACCTGGAACATGGTAGACATTTTGAAGTTCCACTTGTCTTGAGCTGTGATAAGGCACAAACACcgtcttgccaatatgagttattggcattttttaattatttgcgGTCACTACAACTCGACCGCCTTTATATTCACTCATGTTAATGAGTTTTTTTCTCATCACCAGTCATGTGATTGGAGCATCCTGAATCAACGATCCAATCATGTTCATAATCGACCAATTTCTCACTCACAGTTGCAAGTGCAATCTCCTCTTCTTTGTTAGAGTGACAGGTGACAAGCTCTTCTTGTTGATTAGTTTCTTCAACTACATAAGAGGTCTCGAAATCCCAAACTTCTTCTTAATCTTTCTTATTTTGAGTAGAAGTAGCTACATTACCTTCAGCTTTCTTATACCAGCAGTCTCTCGCATAGTGTCCTTTCTTTCCACAATTGTAGCACTTATGCATTTGCCGGTTGTTGAAGCCTTTCGCCTGCTTGTTTTGTCGTTGAGTTCTTTGATGTTGATTCTCTTGCTCTCCCTCTGGCTGTGAGCTTCTCTCCGCTTCTCTTTTTTGATAGGCCTCTATTTATAGGTGGTGATGGAAGAATCCAGCTAAGGGTTTTGCTATTATATTCTAGAATGTTCTTCTAACTTCCTATTTCTAAAACTACCTTTTCTAGAACATCTCTAGACTTTTCTCTCTAGAATACTCATTCTAGAGCtcttcctttatttctttataactCTTGAATAGTCTAGATTCTTCTTTGAAATGTCTTGGAGATTAATTAAGTTGGTGATGATTTCTTAACATGATTTTCAGCTGGAATTAGATTTATTATTCTCACAACATACTGAGAAATACATAACAAGTAAGGTTGAAATGAAAATACAGTTAACTTAGGAGAATCAAACATACAGAAATGAAGCAAACAAAGGGAGATTACACTTAacataataatgaaaatttatttcaaGATTTATTCAAACTCCAGCTTTCTTCATTTTCGGGTGTCGACCTTCTATATTGACACACTGTTAGGAATTCCTTTGCCTGTAAGTCCACCTTCACTTGTTGGGAAAAGCAACGTATACGGAGCGTTAACGGGGCCTGATCTGTTTATCAATATGTTGTCACCATTCCTCTGTATAATCTGTTTTTCAATGTCTGTCAACTTCTTTCCAAATTTGTCGAAAGCAGCAAGTGGTTCTTTGTCCTTTGTCCATTCAGGAGACTCTCGTTGTCCGAGGTAAATCTCATCTGTAGTATGCCTTGACAATATCTCTATGAGGGAAACACCAAGCAATGTTTGTAATTGAGCTGTGATTGTTTTCAAGAACGCCTTATCGGGGTTTTTCTTTAGCTCTTCATATTCAGGAGTTCCTGGTTCAGGCATGAATCTTCGACTTACTGTGGGGCGATTTGGGAGGTAACCTGCATAAGGATATTGCCCAAAATTAACTGCTGCATGAAGTGCAGAAGCTATCCATATGATGGTGGTACACGAATCGATTAGCTCTTGTGGTGTTTCCATTTCAGGCCACCATGGTTCATTTTTCTTGTCACCATGTCCCACTTCTCGGAGTTCCTTCCACCAGGCTTGTAGTTCATTGTCTTTCAGAATCTCTTCATCCGATCCATAGTAGAAACTGCAGTAGTCTGTCACCCAACTTTTGATTGCAGACCATATTTCTAAGCCATCAACAGCGTATGGATAGTCCTCTATCAGTAAACGAACACCATGAGGAGAACTCGAGTCCTCAACTGCTACTCCCCTGAAATTGAATTGGTCATATAAGCAAGATACCAATGTGAACATCCTAATGTTTTCGTATAATGTTAATTTTGACAACACCTTATTGTATAGTACCTTTTAACAAGATCAGCCGGAAGGGCTTGATCAGGGAAAACCCAATCTTTGTAAACGACAGCTGACATTTCCATGGCAAATTTGGATGGAAAAACTGTACTCTCAAGAACCCCACCAGCATTGATTAGGATCTGTCTTGCCATAGCATTAATATTCATTGTGTCCCGGAAATGAGGATATAGAAGCTTATGAATAGGGTGAAGCACACTTAGTTGCCTGTTTGTTGCAATCACAAATGGCTCAATCACCGCATGTGTATTCAACCTGCGAAGATGATCAAACGTATTAGATTAATAGTACAAAGCATGTGTTGAATTAGTCATTATTAAGGACATCCCGATGCACTAAAGCTCCCGCTATATGCAGGGTCTGAAGAAGGGCCGAACCACAAGGATCTATTGTACACAGCCTTATGAACTCATAACAACTTTACCAGTATCTTCAAGGCTCCCCTTCGAGTTAGTTATTATTGTGTATCATGAATCACTATAGAAGTCTTATGACATAAAGGGAATTACCAATGACTAATTAGTTGATGAACACCAGAGTCATTCACCGCAACATAAGCTTTGGCCAATTGCCAGATAGAGCTCTCAACACCTTGATCACTTGGAGTATACACTTTACTAGTAACACCAAATTGATCTCCATCTGGATGTGGCAAACTCAATTCAATTGCTAGTGGCTTCAAAGATCCATTATCTTGCAAGAAGAGCAAAGTTCTCGAGGCATATGTTTTCGTTATTGTAGTGTTTATCCTCCTCAAATATGGTATAATCACATCATGATGGTTCAATATGAAAAGTTTATTATTGTTCATCGCCTGTCAAATAACATGTTAAAATCCTTATTTAGTACNNNNNNNNNNNNNNNNNNNNNNNNNNNNNNNNNNNNNNNNNNNNNNNNNNNNNNNNNNNNNNNNNNNNNNNNNNNNNNNNNNNNNNNNNNNNNNNNNNNNNNNNNNNNNNNNNNNNNNNNNNNNNNNNNNNNNNNNNNNNNNNNNNNNNNNNNNNNNNNNNNNNNNNNNNNNNNNNNNNNNNNNNNNNNNNNNNNNNNNNNNNNNNNNNNNNNNNNNNNNNNNNNNNNNNNNNNNNNNNNNNNNNNNNNNNNNNNNNNNNNNNNNNNNNNNNNNNNNNNNNNNNNNNNNNNNNNNNNNNNNNNNNNNNNNNNNNNNNNNNNNNNNNNNNNNNNNNNNNNNNNNNNNNNNNNNNNNNNNNNNNNNNNNNNNNNNNNNNNNNNNNNNNN
This genomic stretch from Solanum stenotomum isolate F172 chromosome 10, ASM1918654v1, whole genome shotgun sequence harbors:
- the LOC125842153 gene encoding probable linoleate 9S-lipoxygenase 4 is translated as MNNNKLFILNHHDVIIPYLRRINTTITKTYASRTLLFLQDNGSLKPLAIELSLPHPDGDQFGVTSKVYTPSDQGVESSIWQLAKAYVAVNDSGVHQLISHWLNTHAVIEPFVIATNRQLSVLHPIHKLLYPHFRDTMNINAMARQILINAGGVLESTVFPSKFAMEMSAVVYKDWVFPDQALPADLVKRGVAVEDSSSPHGVRLLIEDYPYAVDGLEIWSAIKSWVTDYCSFYYGSDEEILKDNELQAWWKELREVGHGDKKNEPWWPEMETPQELIDSCTTIIWIASALHAAVNFGQYPYAGYLPNRPTVSRRFMPEPGTPEYEELKKNPDKAFLKTITAQLQTLLGVSLIEILSRHTTDEIYLGQRESPEWTKDKEPLAAFDKFGKKLTDIEKQIIQRNGDNILINRSGPVNAPYTLLFPTSEGGLTGKGIPNSVSI